The Ziziphus jujuba cultivar Dongzao chromosome 7, ASM3175591v1 genome includes a region encoding these proteins:
- the LOC125423741 gene encoding uncharacterized protein LOC125423741 has protein sequence MAELLCRMLHKWESDNKFHGVKFGRFSPPISHLMFADDFILFFLANSEEVKNVQHCLQLYGKWTGQAFNMDKYGVLFSHNVTGSTKSNIKSYLGTKELNKKTKHLGLPLFIEKNKNTSLEELRKQIKFPFQGWKAKILSKTGCATLIKHVITSISVYAMSSFFLQEGWCENLEKMA, from the coding sequence ATGGCGGAGTTGCTGTGTAGGATGCTCCATAAGTGGGAATCTGATAATAAATTCCATGGCGTGAAGTTTGGTCGGTTTTCACCTCCGATTAGCCACTTAATGTTCGCCGATGACTTTATACTTTTTTTCCTAGCCAACTCAGAAGAAGTTAAAAATGTGCAACATTGTCTCCAATTATACGGCAAATGGACCGGCCAGGCTTTTAATATGGACAAATATGGAGTTCTTTTCTCTCATAATGTCACAGGGAGtacaaaatcaaatatcaaGAGCTACTTGGGAACGAAAGAACTCAATAAGAAGACAAAACATTTAGGTTTACCGCTATTCATCGAGAAGAACAAGAATACTTCACTTGAGGAGCTTCGGAAACAAATAAAGTTTCCATTCCAGGGTTGGAAAGCAAAGATACTATCCAAAACAGGTTGTGCTACCCTTATCAAGCATGTGATTACGTCAATCTCAGTTTACGCCATGTCGTCATTCTTTCTTCAAGAAGGTTGGTGTGAAAATTTGGAGAAAATGGCTTGA